ACCTGGCGGTAGACCACAACTCGCTGCTTATGGACATTATGCAAAGAGTGGCCGATCGTCACAGCTTTGTGGTTCTTTTCCATGAGAAGCCATTTGCAGGAATTAATGGTAGTGGAAAACACAATAACTGGTCGTTGAGCACAGATACCGGTGTGAACCTTTTGGGCCCGGGCTCTACGCCAATGAAAAACCTTCAGTTTTTGACATTTTTCATCAATACCATCAAAGCCGTTCATGATAACGAGGAACTTTTAAGAGCTACTATTGCCAGTGCTTCAAACGACTTCAGGCTTGGTGCCAATGAAGCGCCGCCGGCAATTATCTCTACATTTATTGGTTCCCAGTTAACCGAAGTCCTTGATGAGCTTGAAAAAGTGACCGACGGGAAACTTTCCCCTGCCGAGAAAACTGAATTGAAATTAAATGTAGTTGGAAAAATTCCTGAAATCCTTCTGGATAATACCGATAGAAACAGGACTTCTTCTTTTGCTTTCACCGGTAACAAATTTGAATTCCGTGCAGTAGGCTCAACAGCCAACTGTGCCGAACCTATGACTGCCCTTAACTCTATAGTGGCCAAGCAGCTTATAGACTTCAAAAAAGAGGTTGACAGCCTTGTGAAGAAAAAGAAAATGAAGAAGGACGATGCCATCTTTAACGTGCTTAGGGAATACATCAAGCAGTCCAAAAATATTCGCTTCGAAGGAGACGGATACTCTGAAGAGTGGGAAAAAGAAGCTGCAAAACGCGGACTTTCAAACAACCGAAATACACCCGAAGCTCTTAAAGCCCTCGTGAACAAAGAGACCATAGACATGTACCGCAAACTTGGGGTGATGAACGAGATAGAGATTGAAGCGCGTCATGAGATCCAGCTTGAAGAATACATCATGAGGGTGCAAATTGAAAGCCGTATCCTTGGGGATATTGCCCGTAACCACGTGATCCCCACAGCCATTAGGTACCAGAACATCCTTATCAAGAATGTACGCGGCTTAAAAGAAATTTTTGCTGATGATTTCAAGGAACACTCAAAAGAGCAACTCGAGATCATTAAAGAGATTTCAGAAAGAATCGAAAAGATAAATTCGGGTATTACTGAAATGATCGAGGCGCGTAAAAAGGCAAATAAACTTGAAGATGCCGAAGAAAAAGCTTTTGCATATTGCAATGATGTCAAGCCTTTCTTTGAAACCATCCGTTACCACTGTGATAAACTGGAATTGTTGATAGACGACGAGATTTGGCCATTGACCAAGTACCGCGAACTACTATTCACTAGATAATTTCTTCTGAAAAAACCATTTTTAAGGCACCTTATTTTTTGGTGCCTTTTTTTATTGCACAAAACCGAAGGTCAAAAAACCTAAACTAATTATCTTTGACCAGCAAATCCATTTACATGAGCCAGGAAGTAAGTAAAAGATATGCCGGCCGCGGAGTTTCTGCCGGGAAAGAAGACGTTCACAACGCCATTAAGAATGTCAATAAAGGACTTTTCCCAAAAGCCTTTTGCAAAATCGTGCCCGATCATCTTACCGGCGATGAAGATTACTGCCTCATTATGCATGCCGATGGTGCCGGAACCAAATCTTCCCTTGCTTACATGTACTGGAAGGAAACCGGCGACCTCAATGTGTGGAAAGGAATTGCCCAGGATGCGCTTATCATGAACATTGACGACCTGC
This Salinimicrobium tongyeongense DNA region includes the following protein-coding sequences:
- a CDS encoding glutamine synthetase III family protein, which produces MATLRFQALKETLNRKPLEIDENERRSELFGRNVFSESVMRQFLTKEAYQSVKEANATGKKIDRTIADHISTGMKEWAISKGATHYTHWFQPLTGSTAEKHDAFFETIGDGLAIEKFGGGQLVQQEPDASSFPNGGIRNTFEARGYTAWDPTSPAFIYGTTLCIPSVFVSYTGDALDYKTPLLRALQAVDQAATDVAKYFDKNVSKVQATLGWEQEYFLIDSALATSRPDIQLAGRTLLGHSPAKGQQLDDHYFGSIPSRVLAYMRDLEKECMLLGIPVKTRHNEVAPNQFELAPIFEEANLAVDHNSLLMDIMQRVADRHSFVVLFHEKPFAGINGSGKHNNWSLSTDTGVNLLGPGSTPMKNLQFLTFFINTIKAVHDNEELLRATIASASNDFRLGANEAPPAIISTFIGSQLTEVLDELEKVTDGKLSPAEKTELKLNVVGKIPEILLDNTDRNRTSSFAFTGNKFEFRAVGSTANCAEPMTALNSIVAKQLIDFKKEVDSLVKKKKMKKDDAIFNVLREYIKQSKNIRFEGDGYSEEWEKEAAKRGLSNNRNTPEALKALVNKETIDMYRKLGVMNEIEIEARHEIQLEEYIMRVQIESRILGDIARNHVIPTAIRYQNILIKNVRGLKEIFADDFKEHSKEQLEIIKEISERIEKINSGITEMIEARKKANKLEDAEEKAFAYCNDVKPFFETIRYHCDKLELLIDDEIWPLTKYRELLFTR